The Planctellipticum variicoloris DNA window GCAACACCTTACGTGCCCGGCAAAAACTTTTTCCGACACCTTTGGTGATTCGGGGTGTTTCAAACAGAACGAAGGAGGTGTTCATGGAACCTGCGAAGACGACTGATTGTGCGCAGCTCGAACAATTGGCCGACTCCGACAATCCGACGACAGCCCTGAGGGCAAAAATCGTTCTGCTCTCGCAAAAGGGTTTTGCCACGGCAGAAATTGCGTCGACGTTGGGAGTCTCTCGAAAAACGGTCTGGCGCTGGCGAACCCGCTTTGACCGGGGGGGCATGGAAGAAGTGACCCGAATTCCGCGACGCAGCGGTCGCAAGCCGACCATCCGCCGCAGCGTCGAGTCGAAAATCATCGAGACGACGCTTCACGAGCCACCCACGCACGGCCGCCGCTGGACGACGCGGCTCCTCGCGCAGACGCTCGGGGTCTCCCGCGCCATGGTTCACCGCGTGTGGCGCGAAGCTGGCATCACGCCCCCCGAAGCCGAATCCGGGCCGCGGGAACGCCGCGTCGACCCGACCGTCAATGGCGCCCCCGTCAGCGGCCTCGCGGTGTGCGGCGCCCATTGATCTCGGCGTTGAAAACGGAAACGCTCTCCCGGATTCTGGCCGTCCATCAAACGGGATAAACCGTAGCGGCTTGGCCGGGATCATTCTTCAGATCGGAAAGCCGCCAGGCATACCAGGTCCCCAGCGTCGCATAAGGCGACCAGTGGGCGGCGAGCTCCCGGCTCTCCTTCAAGCCGGGAGTCTCCGCCAACTCGTAGAGCTCGCGCATCGCCGACCGCAACCCCAGATCCGCTTCCGGAAAGACGTCCAGCCGCCCAAGCGCAAAGATCAGGAACATCTGGGCGGTCCACTTGCCGATCCCGTGCACTTCCGTCAGGCGGTCGATCGCCTCCGCGTCGGAATAACGCCCGAGCCGATTCAGCGGCAACCGACCCGATAACACATGATCCGCCAGGTCGCGAATGTAGGCCACTTTCTGCCCGGAAAGCCCGGCGCCGCGCAGCGCCGCATCGGAGGCCCGGATCAGTACCTGCGGATCGAGTTGCTGCACCTGCAGATCCGCCAGCAGCTTCAGCCGGATCGACCGGGCGGCTTTCGTCGAAATCTGCTGCGAGATAATGCTGCGAACCAGCAGATCAAATCGGTCGCGATGCAGTTTGAGCGTGCAGGGTCCCACCCGGAGCATCAGACCGTGCATCGCCGGGTCGGACGCCAGAAAGTGCTCCCGGGCGGCGGTGATTTTCTCATTCGGAATTCTCATACGGGCAGCCCTCCAGGATTTTCCGGCGACCAGCGGACAACCGTCTTCGGAATTCCCGCGCCGGCCGCGACTTCAACCGGCCGAACCAGGCCCGGCGACCTTCGGCCAGAGTGAGAGAAATTCGCAACCGAATTCGGTGTCGAGACTTAAGACAGCCTTTCGCATCGAGTTCACAACTCGAAATTCCGGTTCGCCAAGACTTGCAGCAAGAGCAGTCGGCTCAGACTGGAAGAGTGCGAAAATCGTCTCGGCGATGCAATCCATCGGCACCTTCCGCAGCGATTAAGCGGGGTCGCCGCCATTGACTCACGCGGAAACCGATTCGCAGGGGAAATTATCATGGAGTCGGCTGCATCGGGCCGTAATAATAGGTGCCGTGGGTCGCATGGATGTTGTGCCCGATCGATCGGCTGCGGCCGATTCGTCCCCAGGGGTTTACCACAGGCCATCATGCTGCAACACCCGCTGACGCTCCGTCCGCCCCATCTGCCGCAAGGGTACGCCTGACGCGGCCGCCCCCCCCGGCTGGGATCAAGCTCTCCCGATCTGAGCCCGCTGAATCCGGAACCGGCTGACATCGCCGAGAGATTCCGTGATCCCCAGTGAAACCTCCCGGCCCTTCCTGTCAACTGTAAGAGATCCCGCACCGGCGCGCAACCTCCGTCTGCCCGCCTCTCCCGATTGCCGAACCGCCCGCTATGGAAATTCTTCGCGTCCTCACCCTCCGCGGCCCGAATATCTGGTCCCGCCAGCCGGCCTTGGAAGTCTGGGTCGATCTCGGCCCGCTGAAGGACACCTCGTCGGAACAGATCGCCGGATTCAACGACCGGCTCATGGCCTGGCTCCCGACAATGATCGAACATCGCTGCAGCATCGGCGAACGGGGTGGATTCTTTCAGCGACTGCGCCGGGGAACCTACCTTGCCCATATCCTGGAGCACGTCACGCTGGAGCTGCAGACGCTGGCCGGCACGCCAGTCGGCTTCGGCCGAGCCCGCGAGACGCAAGTCGAAGGCGTCTACAAGGTTGCGATCCGATTCCAGGAAGAGTCCCTGGCGCGAGCCTGCCTGGAGACCGCCCGTCGACTCTGCCTGGCCGCAGTCTACGACCTCCCGTTCAACATTGCCGAAGAACTGAAGCCCCTGCGGGAGCTCGCCGACAAGGTCTGCCTCGGTCCGAGCACCCAGGCCATTGTCGAAGCGGCTCGGGCGCGCGAAATTCCGGTCCGCCGCCTCAACGCCGGCAGCCTCGTGCAGCTCGGCCACGGCGTCAACCAGCGCAGAATCTGGACGGCCGAAACGGACCGGACCAGCGCGATCGCCGAATCGATCGCCCAGGACAAGGACTTGACCAAGGTCATGCTCCGTTCCGCGGGCATTCCGGTCCCCGAAGGCCGGCAGGTCGACAGTCCGGAAGACGCCTGGGCCGCCGCCGAGGAAATCGAAGGACCGGTCGTCGTCAAACCGCTCGACGCCAATCACGGCCGCGGCGTCTTCATGAATCTGACCGGCCGGGACCAGGTCACCAGCGCCTACCACGAGGCCCTGAAAGAAGGTTCCGGCGTGCTGGTGGAGCAGTTTGCCCCCGGCGCTGAGCACCGCCTGCTGGTCATCGGCGGCAAGCTCGTTGCGGCGGCGCGCGGCGACGCCGCCGTCGTGATCGGCGACGGCCAGCAGACCATCGCCGAACTGATCGAATCGCAGATCAATTCCGATCCGCGCCGCGGCGATGACGAAATGTGCCCCCTGAACCCGGTGCTGCTGGACCTCATGACGCTGACGGAGCTGGACCGCCAGGACATGCGTCCGGAGAGCGTTCCGCGACGCGGAGCGCGAGTTCTGGTCCGGCGGAACGACAACCTCTCCCACGACGTCACCGACGACGTCCACCCCTCCGTCGCCGAACACGCGGTCCTCGCCGCGCACGTCGTCGGGCTCGACATCGCCGGGCTCGATGTCGTCGCCACCAATATCTCCCAGCCCCTCGAAGAACAGGGGGGCGTTGTCGTCGAAGTCAACGCCGGCCCCGGCCTGCTCATGCACCTCCGCCCCAGCGAAGGCAAGCCCCGGCCGGTCGGCGAAGCCATCGTCGCCACCATGTTCCCCGAAGGAGAAACCGGACGCATCCCCATTGCCTGCGTCACCGGAACCAACGGCAAGACCACAGTCTCCCGCCTGCTGACCGGCATTTTGAAGCTGGCGGGGCGAACGGTGGGGCTGGCCTGCAGCGACGGCATCTCCGTCGACGGCCGCATCATCGAAACCGGGGACTGCGCCGGTCCGCGCAGCGCCCGCAACATCCTCCTCAACCCCCTGGTCGACGCCGCCGTGCTGGAGGCGGGGCGGGGCGGGATTTTGCGGGAGGGGCTTGGCTTCGACAAATGCGACGTCGCCGTCGTCACCAACATCGGCGGCGGCGACCATCTCGGCGCGTACGACATCCACACCGCCGAAGACATGTTCAAAGTCAAACGGACGCCGGTCGATGTCGTTCGACCGACGGGGGCGGCGGTTCTGAACGCCGCCGATCCGGTCGTGGCGGAAATGGAATCGCTGTGCGCCGGCGGCGTGATTTTCTTCGCGATGGATCCGGAACAGCCCGTTCTGGCCCGGCACCGGTCCGCCGGTCGCAAGGCTGTCGCGCTGCTGGATGGCGTGGTGACATTTTTCGACGGACCGGATCGACGGCCGCTGGTCGCCGTGGCCGAACTTCCGTGTACGCATGGCGGTCGGGCAGAATTCCAGGTCGAGAATGTCCTGGCGGCAGCCGCCGCCGCGTGGGGGCTGGGAATCGATCTGGAGTTCATCCGGGCCGGCCTGCGGGCGTTCAGCGGAAATCTGATGGACGATCCCGCCCGTTTCAATGTTCTGGAAGTGGCGGGGAAGACGCTGGTGGTCACGGACCTCCGGAACGCGTCGGCGCTGCAGGCGCTGATCGCCACGCTGAACCGATTTCCCAATGCCCGGCGGAGCATTGTCTACTCGGTTGAAGAGGATCGGCGGGACGCCGATATCGAAACGCAGGGTCAGTTGCTGGGAGCGGCATTCGACCGCGTGTATCTGTGCGAGTTTGAGCGGGGGAGTCTGAGGCGGGCTGGAGAAGTGATCGAACTGCTTCGACAGGGTATCGGGCCGGAACCGCGGGCCGAACGTATCGAAGAACTCCTGGAGTGGAATGCTGCAGTGGACGTGGCGTGGAACAGTCTGGAACGGGGAGAGCTGCTCGTCGTGCAGTCCTCCAGCATTTCGCAGACGGTGCGCAAGATCCGGTTGCTGGCGGGGATGGAACGATTGGTTCCCGATGCGGCGACCGTGGGCGGAGCCAACGGCACGACGATTGCGTTCAGTGCGAACTGAAAGAACGGCCTGGCAGATTCTGCACCGCTCAGGCCCGGGTCACACAACCGCAGAGACACCATAGAGGATTATCGACGCAACTCCAGCTTCGCGATGGATTCCCCGCCAGTCCGGGGGCTCGCAGGGACAGACGGTTGAGCAACTCTCAGCCCATTGAGCGGCGGATGCCAGACGGCACTCCCGCAGTCCGGTCACGAAGTTCGAATCGCGTCCGACCAAGGAACGATCATGGAATTGAAGACGACGCGTACGCTGCGCGGTCCAAACATCTGGACGCGGGCGACCGTCCTGGAAGTCGTCGTAGACTTCCGCGCTGAAGGCGACTTTTCGACAACTCAATGGAAGACACTGCGGGACCGACTGCGGCGGCTGTTCCCGGCGGTGCTGCGCACGGCGCAGACTCACGAGCACGAGGCGATTCGGACGTCTCCCGCGTCGACAGGGCTCGCACTGGCCGACCTGCTGGCCTCGGCAGCGCTCGCGTTGCAAAATGCGGCAGGGTCCCTGGTCGAATTTGCAAGAGTCTCCGAAATGCAGGAGCACGGGGTCTGCAAACTTGCGGTGCAGTATCGGGAAGAGCCTGTCGGACGGATGGCGCTGCAGACCGCTTTGCAGTTGCTTGCTGCGGCCGTTGAGGGCCGCGAGTTCGACGTCGAAGGCCCGGTCTATGAACTGCGCTCGCTCGACCAGAACATCCGGCTCGGACCGAGCACCGGCTCGATTGTCCGGGCCGCGCAGGCCCGGGGCATTCCGGCTCGGCGGCTGAACGAGCGGAGCCTCGTCCAGCTCGGACAGGGCTGCCAGCAGCATCGCATTCTGGCCGCCGAAACTGATCGGACCAGCGCCGTCGCTGAAGCGATCGTGCAGGATAAGGAGTTGACGAAACAGTTGCTCCGGGCCATCGGCGTTCCCGTTCCTGCCGGCCGTCCCGTGTCGGATGCCGAGGACGCCTGGCAGGTTGCCCAGGAAATCGGCCTGCCGGTCGTGGTCAAGCCGAAAGATGGCAATCAGGGGCGCGGCGTCGCCGTGAACCTGACGACCCGCGAGCAGGTGCAGCGCGCTTACGCCGCCGCCCGCGAGGAAGAGGACGAAGTTCTGGTGGAGAAGTTCGCCGCCGGAGCCGACTACCGCGTGCTCATCATCGACGGCAAGCTGGTCGCCGCCGCCCGCCGCGAACCGCCGCAGGTGATGGGTGACGGACGTCGGACGATCGCCGAGCTGGTCGCGGAAACGAACCTCGATCCCCGCCGGGGGGAGGATCACGCGACTCCGCTGAGCAAGATTCCGCTGGACGAGATTGCCGACGCGGTGCTGGCCAGCCAGGGGCTGTCGGTTTCGGCGGTTCCGGCCGCCGGCCAGGTTGTTCTGCTGCGTCGCAACGCCAACCTCAGCACCGGCGGGAGCGCCGCGGACGCCACCGATCTCGTCCACCCGGAAGTTGCCGCGCGGTGCGTTGAAGCGGCGCGGATGGTTGGGCTCGACATCGCCGGCATTGACGTTGTCGCTTCGGACATCAGCCGCCCGCTGGAGGACCAGGGGGGGATGATTATCGAGATCAACGCCGCTCCCGGACTGCGGATGCATCTGGAACCATCGTCCGGCAAGGGACGTCCGGTCGGCGAAGCGATCGTGGATTCGATGTTCGCACCCGATTCGAACGGACGGATTCCGGTCGTCGCCGTGACGGGCGTCAACGGAAAGACGACCACGACCCGCCTGGTCGCCCACATCCTGCGGACGTTCGGCAAGCGGGTCGGCATGACGTGCACCGACGGCGTTTACTTGAACGATCGCCGAATCGACACCGGCGACTGCAGCGGCCCGAAGAGCGCCCGCACCGTCCTCGCCAATCCGGCGGTCGAAGCGGCCGTGCTGGAAACCGCCCGCGGCGGCGTCCTGCGGGAAGGGCTCGGCTTCGATCAGTGCGACGTCGCGGTCGTCACCAACATCGGCGAAGGCGATCACCTGGGGCTGAACGGGATCGACACTCTTGAACAACTTGCCCGCGTCAAACGGGTGATTGTCGAAAGCGTCGCCCCGCACGGCTGCGCCGTGCTGAATGCCGAGGACCCGCTGACGGCCGCGATGGCCGCGTATTGTCCGGGTCAGGTGGTGCTGTTTGCCCGCAAGGCCGACCACCCCGCCCTGCTGGCCCATCGCGAGCGCGGCGGCAAAGTGGTCTTCGTGCAACAGAACGCCATCTTCGCGGCGGAAGGTCGCTGGGAAGCGAAGATCGTCGCGCTGCAGTCGGTTTCGCTCACGTTCGGCGGACTGATCGGTTTTCAGGTCGAGAACACGCTGGCGGCAACTGCGGCCGCGTGGAATCTGGGCATTCCGATCGAAGTCATCCGGCTGGGACTGGAATCGTTCATCAACAACGCCCAGCGCGTCCCGGCCCGTTTTAACTGCGTGCAGTTCCGTGGCACGACGATCATCATCGACTACGGCCACAACTCATCGGCCCTGCTGGCGCTGCTCGATGCCTTTCAGTTTCTGCCGCACGAACGCCGGCTGATCGTTTACACCGCGGCGGGCGACCGCCGGGATGAAGACATCATCCGCCAGGCGGAGCTGATCGCCCAGGGCTTCGACGAGCTGGTTCTTTACGAAGATCAGTGCACGCGGGGCCGGGCGGACGGCGAGGTCATTCGTCTGATGCGGGAAGGTCTGCAGAAGGGGACGCGTCTGCGGCACGTCGACGAAACTCGCGGCGAGATGATCGCCATCGAAATCGTGTTGCGCAAGATGCAGCCGGGCGATCTCGTGCTGATTCAGGCCGATCAGGTCGAGGAAGCGATCCGCTTCGTCGAACGCCATCTGGCGTCGCTCCCGGAAGAATTGGTGCGCGAACCCCGCCCGCAGACCGTTACTTCCCGGTGACGTTGGTTGGAGTCTGCGGCAGGAGATTCCGAACGCCCTCTGGTTCCCCGATACGACCGGAGGGCGTTTTCGTTGGATGCGACGACTTGTGGTGACGGGTGTAGAATCGTCCCGCACTCTTGCCCTGATCTGGAGAATGCCCCCCGCATGATTTTTGCCCCGATCACGTACCAGGCCCGCTGGATCCTCCCCGCAGTGGGCGAGCCCGTCGAGAACGGGGCCGTCCAGATTGCCGGCGGAAAGCTGCTCCGGATCTGGCGGCACGCGCCGGATGACGCGGTTAATCTCGGCAACGTGGCGATCGTGCCGGGTCTGGTCAACGCGCATACCCACCTGGAATTCTCCGACCTGACGCAGCCGCTGCAGCCGTTCCTCCCTTTCACCGACTGGATTCGGGCCGTCGTCGGCTATCGGCGTTCCCATCCGGACGGCGTCGCTTCCGCCATCCGTCAGGGGCTGAATGCCTGCCTGCAATCCGGGGTGACGCTGGCGGGGGAGATCGCCACGGCCGGCTGGAAACCCGACGACTATGCGAAGGGCCCGCAGGCGGTCGTGTTTCAGGAGTTGCTCGGGCTCGATCCGGACCGGATTGTCGAACTGGTAACGATTGCGGAAGCCCATCTGGGCCGTTGGGCAGAATTCGACGGAAGAATTACCCCGGGCTGGAGTCCCCACGCTCCTTACAGCGTCCATCCCGAACTCTGCCGCCGCATCGTTCAGCGGGCCGCGCAGCACAGAACCATCCCGGTCGCCATCCATGTGGCCGAGACGGCCGCAGAATTGCAGTTGCTCAAATCGGGCGACGGCGAGTTCCGCGACCTGCTGCAGCAGTTCGGCGTCTGGGAGGAAGGGCTTTTCGGAGGGCGTTCGCCGCGGGAGTTTCTGGAGCTGCTGTCCGAAGCGGACCACGGGCTGGCCATTCACGGGAACTACCTGACCGAAGAGGACCTGGTGTTTCTGGCTCAGAATCCGCACGTGACACTGGTCTATTGTCCGCGGACGCACGCGGCGTTCGGGCATCCGCCGCACCCGTGGCTCCGGCTGCTGAACCTTGGCGGTTCGGTGGC harbors:
- a CDS encoding helix-turn-helix domain-containing protein; the encoded protein is MEPAKTTDCAQLEQLADSDNPTTALRAKIVLLSQKGFATAEIASTLGVSRKTVWRWRTRFDRGGMEEVTRIPRRSGRKPTIRRSVESKIIETTLHEPPTHGRRWTTRLLAQTLGVSRAMVHRVWREAGITPPEAESGPRERRVDPTVNGAPVSGLAVCGAH
- a CDS encoding DNA-3-methyladenine glycosylase family protein; its protein translation is MRIPNEKITAAREHFLASDPAMHGLMLRVGPCTLKLHRDRFDLLVRSIISQQISTKAARSIRLKLLADLQVQQLDPQVLIRASDAALRGAGLSGQKVAYIRDLADHVLSGRLPLNRLGRYSDAEAIDRLTEVHGIGKWTAQMFLIFALGRLDVFPEADLGLRSAMRELYELAETPGLKESRELAAHWSPYATLGTWYAWRLSDLKNDPGQAATVYPV
- the cphA gene encoding cyanophycin synthetase, which translates into the protein MEILRVLTLRGPNIWSRQPALEVWVDLGPLKDTSSEQIAGFNDRLMAWLPTMIEHRCSIGERGGFFQRLRRGTYLAHILEHVTLELQTLAGTPVGFGRARETQVEGVYKVAIRFQEESLARACLETARRLCLAAVYDLPFNIAEELKPLRELADKVCLGPSTQAIVEAARAREIPVRRLNAGSLVQLGHGVNQRRIWTAETDRTSAIAESIAQDKDLTKVMLRSAGIPVPEGRQVDSPEDAWAAAEEIEGPVVVKPLDANHGRGVFMNLTGRDQVTSAYHEALKEGSGVLVEQFAPGAEHRLLVIGGKLVAAARGDAAVVIGDGQQTIAELIESQINSDPRRGDDEMCPLNPVLLDLMTLTELDRQDMRPESVPRRGARVLVRRNDNLSHDVTDDVHPSVAEHAVLAAHVVGLDIAGLDVVATNISQPLEEQGGVVVEVNAGPGLLMHLRPSEGKPRPVGEAIVATMFPEGETGRIPIACVTGTNGKTTVSRLLTGILKLAGRTVGLACSDGISVDGRIIETGDCAGPRSARNILLNPLVDAAVLEAGRGGILREGLGFDKCDVAVVTNIGGGDHLGAYDIHTAEDMFKVKRTPVDVVRPTGAAVLNAADPVVAEMESLCAGGVIFFAMDPEQPVLARHRSAGRKAVALLDGVVTFFDGPDRRPLVAVAELPCTHGGRAEFQVENVLAAAAAAWGLGIDLEFIRAGLRAFSGNLMDDPARFNVLEVAGKTLVVTDLRNASALQALIATLNRFPNARRSIVYSVEEDRRDADIETQGQLLGAAFDRVYLCEFERGSLRRAGEVIELLRQGIGPEPRAERIEELLEWNAAVDVAWNSLERGELLVVQSSSISQTVRKIRLLAGMERLVPDAATVGGANGTTIAFSAN
- the cphA gene encoding cyanophycin synthetase; the encoded protein is MELKTTRTLRGPNIWTRATVLEVVVDFRAEGDFSTTQWKTLRDRLRRLFPAVLRTAQTHEHEAIRTSPASTGLALADLLASAALALQNAAGSLVEFARVSEMQEHGVCKLAVQYREEPVGRMALQTALQLLAAAVEGREFDVEGPVYELRSLDQNIRLGPSTGSIVRAAQARGIPARRLNERSLVQLGQGCQQHRILAAETDRTSAVAEAIVQDKELTKQLLRAIGVPVPAGRPVSDAEDAWQVAQEIGLPVVVKPKDGNQGRGVAVNLTTREQVQRAYAAAREEEDEVLVEKFAAGADYRVLIIDGKLVAAARREPPQVMGDGRRTIAELVAETNLDPRRGEDHATPLSKIPLDEIADAVLASQGLSVSAVPAAGQVVLLRRNANLSTGGSAADATDLVHPEVAARCVEAARMVGLDIAGIDVVASDISRPLEDQGGMIIEINAAPGLRMHLEPSSGKGRPVGEAIVDSMFAPDSNGRIPVVAVTGVNGKTTTTRLVAHILRTFGKRVGMTCTDGVYLNDRRIDTGDCSGPKSARTVLANPAVEAAVLETARGGVLREGLGFDQCDVAVVTNIGEGDHLGLNGIDTLEQLARVKRVIVESVAPHGCAVLNAEDPLTAAMAAYCPGQVVLFARKADHPALLAHRERGGKVVFVQQNAIFAAEGRWEAKIVALQSVSLTFGGLIGFQVENTLAATAAAWNLGIPIEVIRLGLESFINNAQRVPARFNCVQFRGTTIIIDYGHNSSALLALLDAFQFLPHERRLIVYTAAGDRRDEDIIRQAELIAQGFDELVLYEDQCTRGRADGEVIRLMREGLQKGTRLRHVDETRGEMIAIEIVLRKMQPGDLVLIQADQVEEAIRFVERHLASLPEELVREPRPQTVTSR
- a CDS encoding amidohydrolase family protein, giving the protein MIFAPITYQARWILPAVGEPVENGAVQIAGGKLLRIWRHAPDDAVNLGNVAIVPGLVNAHTHLEFSDLTQPLQPFLPFTDWIRAVVGYRRSHPDGVASAIRQGLNACLQSGVTLAGEIATAGWKPDDYAKGPQAVVFQELLGLDPDRIVELVTIAEAHLGRWAEFDGRITPGWSPHAPYSVHPELCRRIVQRAAQHRTIPVAIHVAETAAELQLLKSGDGEFRDLLQQFGVWEEGLFGGRSPREFLELLSEADHGLAIHGNYLTEEDLVFLAQNPHVTLVYCPRTHAAFGHPPHPWLRLLNLGGSVALGTDSRASNPDLDFWAELQFLQAQFSDVSALEILYLATQSGARALGRGKSCGSLAPGKRADLAIVALDDPAFTHPERDLFAPGNRIVGTMLGGEWVHRAPGLLVETV